In one Agrobacterium vitis genomic region, the following are encoded:
- a CDS encoding type I polyketide synthase: MNDLSAAPLSDDNRHHIAVIGMAGRFPGAPDVERFWQNLVDGAESIERLSPEALKQRGVSAETLALADFVAASTPLAGADRFDAGFFGYSPAEAEILDPQQRIFLECAWQALEAAGYVGDRYQGPIGVFAAAGINTYVFNLHDNSRIRETVSPYELFVGNDKDFLATRTAFKLNLRGPAITVQTACSSSLVAVHMAAQSLLSGDCDMALAGGIALSQSSGYRAREGGILSPDGHCRAFDAASSGTVPGSGVGIVVLKRLEDALADGDTIDAVILGSAINNDGALKASFTAPQVDSQAAAIADAQAMAGVRADTIGYIEAHGTGTRLGDPIEVAALTKAFRRDTERRGFCALGSVKTNIGHLDTAAGIAGFIKAVLALKNRRIPASLHYENPNPQIDFAASPFFVNQRLRDWDNQIGTRRAGVSSFGIGGTNAHVVLEEASPSPASKAGSGPELLLLSARTEEQLAASSEALAASLDHTDAPTLADVAHTLRHGRRDFAKRRFVVARDAKEAVSNLRNLSQTGTAEGETAQAVFLFPGQGSPYTAMGKALYADLPAFRAPFDACASKLDGLMGINFKACLFSNADDLDRTAFAQPALFAVEYALAQALMSHGVKPVALHGHSIGEYVAACLAGIFDLETALQLVVARGRLMQAQARGAMLAVMHADEPITPWLDGAVTLAAANAPGVSVVSGPVEAIASLQVRLKNKGIAGRLLKTAHAFHSPMMTEAAVQFRDIVAGVRLSVPQIPLISNVTGTWMTAQDATHPDYWARHLLQPVRFEDGTRTLQSLAAPVFIEIGPGRALGTLAAVTGVDGSRILATLAEGKDESGQVLSAVGQFWQLNGVLDSVEASGRRRVRLPTYPFQSERYWVDADSERAAPKKTAANVEGPGLYRTNWRRAQLNHNSARLKGRVLVFDDGQLGSALATELERSGAEPYRAMIGAGFSEPDFRCFSLRPTISDDYASLFETLAERGTSPDHIVFGWPLTPCSNETPETAAQALLALVRELAKNDRAVTLTLLTRSAADVTGLEDLDIPQALVAGTLQVIAQEYPSLHCRHIDIDAARPLESARRIRDALSGKDDVLALRGAHRWLPETERFDAPQGGPDFKRNGVYVVVGDIVDGVGKTWVDALSGLGATVALLQDSAAPTFEYPARLKRQLDCGDVAALKGALDDVLAELGRIDGIFLSLPQSNHQSAALIGELAEAHWAYNIASKLRPVRALGDAIAKRKIGFCCVQSSLSTLVGGLGLASYAATHHAIDRIVAEENKNGTTPWFAIGYPLIEAEPGTTLQATGRANAFAISTEAAWDLTRCLIENGATGQTMLSGGAIPPVASDMDAQEPTATDGGRGRPALSVAYRKPGNETEARIVGIFEEILGLKPIGADDGFYELGGHSLLAIRAVAKLREAFPVDIAMRELLFDNPTAAAISKSILERMTEKTDLSALADLLDEVDTLSDADVSRLLAGGNAQ, translated from the coding sequence ATGAATGACCTGTCCGCAGCCCCTCTCTCTGATGACAACAGGCATCATATTGCCGTCATCGGCATGGCTGGCCGCTTTCCCGGTGCACCGGATGTTGAACGCTTCTGGCAAAACCTTGTCGATGGTGCGGAATCGATTGAGCGCCTCTCGCCGGAAGCGCTCAAACAACGCGGCGTCTCTGCGGAAACGCTAGCACTTGCGGATTTTGTCGCCGCCAGCACACCGCTGGCGGGTGCGGATCGCTTCGATGCGGGGTTTTTCGGCTACAGCCCGGCGGAGGCTGAAATTCTCGATCCGCAGCAGCGTATCTTCCTCGAATGCGCCTGGCAGGCGCTGGAAGCCGCTGGGTATGTGGGTGATCGCTACCAAGGACCGATTGGCGTTTTCGCCGCCGCTGGCATCAATACCTATGTCTTCAACCTGCATGACAATAGCCGCATCCGCGAGACCGTCAGCCCCTATGAGCTGTTCGTCGGCAATGACAAGGACTTTCTGGCCACCCGTACAGCGTTCAAGCTGAACCTGCGAGGCCCGGCCATTACCGTGCAAACCGCCTGCTCCTCCTCACTCGTTGCCGTCCACATGGCCGCGCAAAGCCTGCTATCCGGCGATTGCGACATGGCGCTGGCTGGCGGCATTGCACTCTCGCAATCCTCCGGCTATCGCGCTCGCGAAGGCGGAATCCTCTCGCCTGATGGCCATTGCCGCGCTTTTGACGCGGCCTCAAGCGGCACGGTCCCCGGCAGCGGGGTCGGCATCGTCGTTTTGAAACGGCTGGAAGATGCGCTGGCCGATGGCGACACGATAGACGCCGTCATCCTTGGCTCAGCGATCAACAATGACGGAGCGTTGAAAGCGAGCTTTACCGCGCCGCAGGTCGATAGTCAGGCGGCGGCGATCGCCGATGCGCAGGCCATGGCAGGCGTGCGCGCTGATACCATTGGCTATATCGAGGCCCATGGAACGGGCACCAGACTCGGCGACCCGATAGAGGTTGCAGCGCTAACCAAGGCGTTTCGCCGCGATACCGAGCGCCGGGGCTTCTGCGCGCTCGGCTCCGTCAAAACCAATATCGGCCATCTCGACACCGCCGCTGGTATTGCAGGTTTCATCAAGGCCGTGCTGGCCCTGAAAAACCGGAGGATTCCGGCAAGCCTCCACTATGAGAACCCGAATCCGCAGATTGATTTCGCAGCCAGCCCCTTCTTCGTCAATCAACGTTTGCGCGATTGGGACAACCAGATTGGCACGCGCCGCGCAGGCGTAAGCTCCTTCGGCATTGGCGGGACCAATGCCCATGTCGTGCTGGAAGAGGCCTCACCCAGCCCAGCATCGAAGGCGGGCAGCGGCCCGGAACTGTTGCTTCTTTCGGCACGAACCGAGGAGCAGCTCGCAGCCAGCAGCGAGGCCCTCGCAGCAAGCTTGGACCATACAGATGCCCCGACGCTTGCGGATGTTGCGCACACGTTGCGCCATGGCCGCCGCGATTTTGCCAAGCGACGCTTCGTCGTGGCACGCGATGCCAAAGAGGCTGTCAGCAACCTGCGCAACCTCTCTCAAACAGGCACGGCGGAAGGCGAGACAGCGCAAGCCGTTTTCCTGTTTCCCGGTCAGGGCAGCCCGTATACGGCGATGGGCAAGGCGCTTTACGCCGACCTGCCAGCCTTTCGCGCCCCGTTTGATGCCTGCGCATCCAAACTGGATGGGCTGATGGGGATCAACTTCAAAGCCTGCCTGTTTTCGAACGCGGATGACCTTGACCGCACGGCATTTGCCCAACCCGCGCTCTTTGCCGTTGAATATGCGCTTGCGCAAGCCTTGATGAGCCACGGCGTCAAACCGGTGGCCCTGCATGGCCACAGCATCGGCGAATATGTCGCCGCCTGCCTTGCTGGTATCTTCGACCTCGAAACCGCGCTCCAGCTTGTTGTTGCGCGCGGGCGGTTGATGCAGGCGCAAGCACGCGGTGCCATGCTGGCGGTGATGCATGCGGATGAGCCGATCACGCCGTGGCTTGACGGGGCCGTTACGCTTGCCGCTGCCAATGCGCCCGGTGTCAGCGTTGTCTCCGGCCCGGTGGAGGCGATTGCAAGCCTACAAGTGCGCCTGAAAAACAAGGGCATTGCCGGGCGTCTGCTGAAAACCGCCCACGCCTTCCATTCGCCGATGATGACGGAAGCGGCAGTACAGTTTCGCGATATCGTTGCAGGTGTGCGCCTCTCAGTGCCGCAAATTCCTCTGATTTCCAATGTCACGGGAACATGGATGACGGCACAGGATGCGACCCACCCGGACTATTGGGCGCGTCACCTGTTGCAGCCCGTCCGCTTCGAAGATGGGACACGCACACTGCAATCGCTTGCAGCGCCTGTTTTCATAGAAATCGGCCCCGGTCGCGCACTCGGCACCTTGGCCGCTGTGACGGGCGTTGATGGAAGCCGAATTCTGGCGACCCTTGCAGAAGGCAAGGATGAATCGGGGCAGGTTTTGTCTGCGGTCGGTCAGTTCTGGCAATTGAACGGCGTTCTGGATTCAGTTGAAGCCTCTGGCCGACGCCGCGTACGGCTTCCCACCTATCCCTTCCAAAGCGAGCGTTACTGGGTCGATGCGGATAGCGAGCGTGCCGCGCCCAAAAAGACGGCCGCGAATGTTGAAGGCCCCGGCCTCTACCGCACCAATTGGCGGCGCGCGCAATTGAACCACAACTCTGCCCGGTTGAAGGGCCGCGTGCTTGTTTTCGACGATGGTCAGCTTGGCTCCGCTCTGGCCACTGAGCTTGAGCGCAGCGGTGCGGAACCCTATCGTGCCATGATCGGCGCTGGTTTCAGTGAACCCGACTTCCGCTGCTTCAGCCTCCGCCCCACGATCAGCGACGACTACGCCAGCCTTTTCGAGACCCTTGCCGAGCGGGGGACAAGCCCCGACCATATCGTCTTCGGCTGGCCTCTCACCCCTTGCTCGAACGAAACGCCGGAAACTGCGGCGCAAGCCCTTTTAGCGCTGGTGCGGGAACTGGCCAAGAACGACCGCGCCGTCACCCTCACGCTTCTGACAAGATCGGCAGCCGATGTGACGGGTCTGGAAGATCTCGATATTCCGCAGGCTCTGGTGGCTGGCACTCTCCAGGTGATCGCCCAAGAATATCCATCGCTTCATTGCCGTCATATCGACATCGATGCTGCACGGCCACTTGAGAGTGCAAGGCGTATTCGCGACGCTCTGTCGGGGAAAGACGATGTGCTTGCCTTGCGTGGCGCGCATCGCTGGCTGCCGGAGACGGAACGGTTTGACGCGCCGCAAGGCGGCCCGGACTTCAAGCGGAACGGCGTCTATGTGGTGGTCGGCGATATCGTTGATGGCGTTGGCAAGACCTGGGTTGATGCTCTGTCTGGGCTTGGCGCAACCGTCGCCTTGCTTCAAGACTCTGCGGCACCGACTTTTGAGTATCCGGCACGTCTCAAACGGCAGCTCGATTGCGGCGATGTCGCCGCCTTGAAAGGCGCTCTGGACGATGTGTTAGCAGAACTGGGCCGCATCGATGGCATCTTTCTCAGTCTTCCGCAGTCGAACCATCAATCCGCCGCGCTGATTGGTGAGCTGGCGGAGGCGCATTGGGCCTATAATATCGCAAGCAAACTGCGCCCGGTTCGTGCGCTGGGTGACGCTATCGCGAAGCGGAAAATCGGCTTTTGCTGCGTTCAGTCCTCGCTCTCAACCCTCGTTGGCGGGCTGGGCCTTGCTTCCTACGCCGCCACGCACCACGCCATCGACCGGATTGTCGCTGAAGAAAACAAGAATGGCACCACGCCATGGTTTGCCATCGGCTATCCACTGATCGAGGCGGAACCCGGCACGACCTTGCAGGCGACGGGCCGTGCAAACGCCTTCGCGATATCGACGGAGGCCGCATGGGATCTGACGCGATGCCTGATTGAAAACGGCGCAACCGGACAGACCATGCTGTCGGGTGGGGCCATTCCCCCGGTCGCGTCCGATATGGATGCGCAAGAGCCAACCGCCACTGACGGCGGGCGTGGACGCCCCGCACTCAGTGTCGCCTACCGCAAGCCGGGCAATGAAACCGAAGCGAGGATCGTCGGCATTTTCGAAGAGATCCTCGGCCTGAAGCCTATCGGGGCCGATGACGGCTTTTATGAACTCGGCGGCCATTCCCTGCTGGCCATTCGCGCCGTTGCCAAACTCCGGGAGGCCTTCCCCGTCGATATCGCCATGCGCGAGCTGCTTTTCGACAATCCGACAGCTGCGGCCATCTCCAAATCGATTTTGGAGCGCATGACGGAAAAGACCGACCTTTCTGCCCTCGCCGATCTTCTCGATGAGGTTGACACCCTGTCCGACGCCGATGTGAGCAGGCTTCTCGCCGGAGGAAATGCCCAATGA
- a CDS encoding siderophore biosynthesis protein, which translates to MIALGPPSPYAIWREFHWAFFLNVQGLIVSLRRFQLSVEHGQLTSAEQELNTASTLLVSSAASMELAASFPKDVYEATVRTSMTQPHVESDDFSGLMSWDHAVLISVWRDLRPIFETLPNELVSAHSKFIAAYKYLAESHAGVCSRFVDSGSLRFEDRNAVDTLRRFERGRLGLIDPKGKGCPFHS; encoded by the coding sequence ATGATCGCCCTCGGCCCTCCCTCTCCCTATGCGATCTGGCGGGAGTTTCACTGGGCATTCTTCCTGAACGTTCAGGGGCTCATCGTTTCGCTGCGCCGGTTCCAGCTGTCGGTGGAGCACGGTCAGCTGACGTCTGCCGAACAGGAGCTTAATACCGCCTCGACACTGCTTGTCTCCTCGGCTGCGTCCATGGAACTCGCCGCGAGTTTTCCAAAAGACGTCTATGAGGCGACTGTGCGCACCTCCATGACCCAGCCGCATGTGGAATCGGACGATTTCAGCGGCCTGATGTCGTGGGACCATGCGGTCCTGATCAGCGTCTGGCGGGATCTGCGCCCGATTTTTGAAACGCTGCCGAATGAGCTCGTCAGCGCCCATTCCAAGTTTATTGCGGCCTATAAATATCTCGCTGAAAGCCATGCGGGCGTCTGCTCGCGCTTCGTGGACAGCGGAAGCCTGCGGTTTGAGGATCGCAATGCTGTCGATACGCTGCGCCGTTTTGAGCGCGGACGGCTCGGCCTCATCGATCCCAAGGGCAAAGGTTGCCCGTTTCATTCCTGA
- a CDS encoding MbtH family protein, whose translation MSNQDQTINFPHRVVISDEERYSIWPTYKAIPLGWRDGGFEGSKQACLDHIAAVWTDMRPLSLRRQMDGDTSVNR comes from the coding sequence ATGAGCAACCAGGACCAAACCATTAACTTTCCGCACCGCGTCGTCATCAGCGACGAGGAGCGATACTCGATCTGGCCGACCTACAAGGCCATCCCCCTGGGCTGGCGCGATGGCGGCTTCGAGGGGTCGAAACAAGCCTGCCTCGACCACATTGCTGCGGTCTGGACCGATATGCGCCCGCTTTCACTCCGTCGCCAGATGGACGGCGACACCTCCGTCAACCGATAA
- a CDS encoding aspartate aminotransferase family protein translates to MNALTSNPTPAQAAAAIIAAFNSKTEKSKALSAQNRRVLSDKSAIGVPFSLMAKEALYPIVVDRAEGTVLHDIDGNRYIDVLMGMGINLFGHNPPFIRNAIEAQLAKGFALGPQSDLAGETAALFCKLTGKERVTFTNTGTEAVMTALRLARAATGRRKIAMFIGSYHGHSDQVLNRIAAPDDERTVPAFSGISPATAEDVVLLPYNDPRALDILERDGETFAAVLVEPVQSRNIDVQPRAFLHALRDVTQRTGAVLIFDEMISGFRVAPGGAQQHFEVEADLATYGKIAGGGLPLALIAGSNRLMNHIDGGPWSFGDESVPPAQPTFFAGTYCRHPLALAAARAAATYMLQQGRSLQDGLNARTRSLVERLNASLAAARLPVVFIQFGSFFSIAVNRSRIPPLALGLLSLELLTAGIHLRSGDKGGFLSTAHSDGDITAIHDAFLNGLQSLAGFGLIPLSDGTTP, encoded by the coding sequence ATGAATGCGCTGACGAGCAACCCAACGCCCGCCCAAGCGGCAGCCGCCATCATAGCCGCCTTCAACAGCAAAACCGAAAAGTCGAAGGCTTTGAGCGCGCAAAACCGGCGCGTGCTCTCTGATAAATCAGCAATCGGCGTGCCCTTCTCGCTGATGGCCAAGGAGGCGCTCTACCCGATTGTGGTAGACCGGGCGGAGGGAACAGTACTGCATGATATCGACGGCAATCGCTATATCGATGTGCTGATGGGGATGGGCATCAACCTCTTTGGCCACAATCCGCCCTTTATCCGCAATGCCATCGAAGCACAGCTTGCCAAGGGCTTTGCGCTCGGGCCGCAATCTGATCTGGCAGGTGAGACCGCAGCACTCTTTTGCAAGCTGACGGGCAAGGAAAGAGTAACCTTCACCAATACCGGCACCGAAGCCGTGATGACCGCCCTGCGGCTGGCGCGGGCGGCGACCGGGCGGCGCAAAATTGCGATGTTCATCGGCTCCTATCATGGCCATTCGGATCAGGTCCTGAACCGCATTGCCGCCCCCGATGACGAGCGCACCGTTCCCGCCTTTTCCGGCATTTCGCCCGCGACGGCGGAGGATGTGGTGTTGCTCCCTTATAACGATCCGCGCGCACTGGACATCTTGGAGCGGGATGGCGAAACCTTCGCCGCCGTGCTGGTTGAGCCGGTGCAGAGCCGCAATATCGACGTCCAGCCCCGCGCCTTTCTGCACGCGCTGCGCGATGTGACGCAGCGGACAGGTGCTGTCCTGATCTTCGACGAGATGATCAGCGGCTTTCGCGTGGCACCCGGCGGCGCGCAGCAACATTTCGAAGTCGAGGCGGATCTCGCGACCTATGGCAAGATCGCCGGTGGCGGACTGCCGCTGGCTTTGATTGCTGGCAGCAATCGGTTGATGAACCATATCGATGGTGGCCCCTGGTCTTTCGGGGATGAGTCTGTGCCCCCAGCCCAACCGACCTTTTTTGCCGGAACCTATTGTCGTCATCCTCTGGCGCTTGCGGCCGCGCGCGCAGCCGCGACGTACATGCTCCAGCAAGGCCGGTCTCTTCAGGATGGGCTCAACGCACGCACACGCAGCCTTGTCGAGCGCCTCAATGCATCGCTTGCGGCAGCGCGGCTTCCCGTTGTCTTCATCCAGTTCGGCTCCTTCTTCTCGATTGCGGTCAACCGCAGCCGCATTCCGCCGCTTGCACTGGGATTGCTGTCGCTCGAACTGCTCACCGCTGGCATTCATCTGCGCAGCGGCGACAAGGGCGGCTTCCTTTCCACCGCCCATTCGGATGGCGACATCACAGCCATCCACGATGCCTTCCTGAACGGCCTGCAATCGCTTGCAGGTTTCGGCCTCATCCCCCTCTCCGACGGAACAACGCCATGA
- a CDS encoding class I SAM-dependent DNA methyltransferase → MLEQASKYDHWAWLYNRTLGPRYGAYKIGPIERVVLPHVPAGGAILDLCCGTGQLAAALAERGFNVTGLDGSADMLRFARENAPSVTFTEGDACNFTFDTPFDALLCTSASLNHMQSVNDLVFVFSSVSRALKPGGIFVFDVNHPAQMSRYWRGHPTEGEINTDFAWLITPQYDSAANRGAFTVEIYRRPDAHPVSVLDRLIVRLARFRRIRLALLSRFSRLRPQWEHHSVVNRIWGHNLDAMARALHESGFSVELRSTQGGPVDDSHAAYFFCRKAPSADIQAETAKETAL, encoded by the coding sequence ATGCTTGAACAAGCAAGCAAATACGATCACTGGGCGTGGCTCTATAACCGCACGCTTGGCCCCCGCTACGGCGCATATAAGATCGGCCCGATCGAACGCGTGGTGCTGCCCCATGTGCCGGCAGGCGGCGCGATACTGGATCTGTGCTGCGGCACCGGCCAGCTCGCGGCGGCTCTTGCTGAGCGCGGTTTTAACGTGACTGGCCTCGACGGCTCCGCCGATATGCTGCGCTTTGCGCGCGAAAACGCCCCGTCGGTGACCTTCACAGAGGGCGATGCCTGCAACTTCACCTTCGACACGCCCTTTGATGCCCTTTTGTGCACCAGCGCCTCGCTCAATCACATGCAAAGCGTCAACGATCTGGTCTTTGTGTTTTCAAGCGTCAGCCGCGCCCTGAAGCCGGGCGGCATCTTCGTCTTCGACGTCAACCATCCGGCCCAGATGTCGCGCTACTGGCGCGGCCATCCAACGGAGGGCGAGATCAACACCGACTTCGCGTGGCTGATTACACCGCAATACGACTCGGCAGCAAACCGGGGTGCCTTCACCGTGGAGATTTACCGCCGTCCCGATGCGCATCCCGTTTCCGTGCTGGATCGGCTTATCGTCCGGTTGGCGCGGTTCCGGCGTATCCGCCTCGCACTCCTCTCTCGCTTCAGCCGCTTGCGGCCCCAATGGGAGCATCACTCGGTTGTCAACCGAATCTGGGGACACAACCTCGACGCCATGGCACGCGCGCTGCATGAAAGCGGCTTTTCCGTCGAATTGCGCAGCACGCAGGGCGGGCCGGTCGATGATAGCCATGCCGCCTATTTCTTCTGCCGGAAAGCGCCCTCCGCCGACATACAGGCAGAGACCGCAAAGGAGACCGCCCTATGA